A window of Pirellulales bacterium genomic DNA:
TTCAATAAGTCGCGCAGCACCGCAACCGCCTTGTCGTGCTCCCGCTTGGCGGAGTACATCTGCGCGATGCCGCGATACGCCTCGCTGTGATCGGGCTTGAGCGAGATCGCGTCCTGGTAGTGCCGTATCGCCTTGTCCACCAGCGCGCGTTTCGCGTCGACCGACAGCTTGGCGTCCTGTGTGCCGCGTACCTCCTGCTCGGCCTGCAGGATGTGATATTCCGGCGAGTTCGTTTCAATGCCCACCGAACTGGCCAACTGTTGCGTCCAGGCGTCGCTTTGAATCTCTTTGCTCACCCACTCGCGAGCGGCGTTTTCTGGCGGCAATTGTTGAAACAGGTGCGTTGGCGCATCGAACTCCAACCGCAAGTTCAGGTCTTCGTTGATCACTTGCGACGGCGCGTCCTCGATCGCCGCCACCAGCGTACGCTCGTCTCCCGTGTAGAAACGGAGCAGCAATAGCCGCAGATCAGTGGTCGTGAACCACGCTTTCAAGTCCTGCGAAATCTCGGGGTTCGCGTCGACCAACTTTTGCAGCGCGGCGATCCCTTCCTGTGTCGGCGTCAGCGGCTCATTCGACGCCAGCAGAATGGTGTCGGCGCCGTTGGCCAACTTGACCATGCCGCAATGTTTGAACTCGGTGAGTAGCGTGCGGACGATCATCATGTAATCGTCGCGCGTGAAGTTGTAAGTCTGAATCCATTGGGCCAACACGCCCCCCGGATTCAAATGTTTGCGGGCCGCCGCAAAAAACTCCTTGGTGAACAGGTTCGAGACCCCCGCCAACCAAGGATTCGATGGCTCCGAAATCACCAGGTCATACTTCTTGTTCGAGCCTTGCAGCGTGCTGCGGCCGTCGCCAAAGATCACGCGAAACCGCGCCTGTCGCTCCATCTCGGCGCGTTCTTCCGCGCTAGGCGCCTTGCCCGGATTGTTTTTCTCAAACTCCTTGAGCAGGTAACTCAGCGTTTTGGTGTAGGGGCGATGGTTGATGTGATCAAAGATGCCCTGCTCCGATGCTCGATACACGGCCGGCTCAATCTCGCAACAAGTCACTTGCGTATCAGGAAACAACAAACTCGTTCCCGACGTGGTGCCCGAGCCAAAACCGATCACCAGCACTTCCTTGGCGGTGGGATTCAGCAACCGCGGAAAATACGCCAATCCGAGTTGCGTCTGCATATCGAGACCGTCGCTGGCGTCGACCTTGCCGTTCACCCGCAGGCTGGCCTGCTTTGAACCCACCCGAGTGACGAACACATTGCTCGACGCTCCCTCTGCAAAGTAAACCCCTTTCATCGCCTGCATCCGCTCCTCCTGAACGCCGTACATATACATGCCGATGTTGGTGAGCATGGGGTCTTGCGGCAACTGAATGCAAAACACGATCACCGCGCCGACCGCGAGGCAGCCCAGCGCCAGGCCCCGCTCCGCCCAACTGCCGATCGGCAGCACTAGCAACAGCGCGAGCACGTACAGCGCCACCGCCAAGGCCACGGCGCCCGCCGTGCCAAGGATTGGAAACAGCAGCACGGCGGTCAGCGAAGCCCCGGCAATCGAACCCAGCGTGTTCCAGGCATACACATCGCCGACGGTGCGCCCCACCGCGGCGGCGCTCTCACGCGTCAGATGCACGAACAGCGGAAACAAAATCCCCATCGCGATCGACGGCAATAGCTCAAGCCACATCGCCGCGCCGCTGCAAAGCAGCGCGTTGCCCGCTGGCGTCGTTCGCAGCTTGACGTTTTCGCCCATCATGACCGACAGCGCCGGCAGCGACCAATGCCCCGCCAGGCAAGAGACCGC
This region includes:
- a CDS encoding fused MFS/spermidine synthase, with product MKSASRRPVSQGLFWLASILFFTSGATGLAYQVIWFKRFAHVWGSSSLAFASVGASFLFGLGLGAYLIGRYADYFDRPLRWYGVCELAIGALALVIPFEIQFLIEASANFYSQLPDDPLWRYLVQFAVTLLVVGPPCILMGGTLPLLIRQLTARDGSIDQATGWLYAINTFGAAFGCYITGFHLLAAFGLFWTNIGTAVVNLLIGVVAVAYSMRIAVHRQEKPTSLADSPANAALGVNWSMVGLYLAVALSGLGALVLEMTWSRQLALAMGGSTYAYSSTLFVVLVGIALGSLIFHVALRPAASRPWLPVAVIGMLAVSCLAGHWSLPALSVMMGENVKLRTTPAGNALLCSGAAMWLELLPSIAMGILFPLFVHLTRESAAAVGRTVGDVYAWNTLGSIAGASLTAVLLFPILGTAGAVALAVALYVLALLLVLPIGSWAERGLALGCLAVGAVIVFCIQLPQDPMLTNIGMYMYGVQEERMQAMKGVYFAEGASSNVFVTRVGSKQASLRVNGKVDASDGLDMQTQLGLAYFPRLLNPTAKEVLVIGFGSGTTSGTSLLFPDTQVTCCEIEPAVYRASEQGIFDHINHRPYTKTLSYLLKEFEKNNPGKAPSAEERAEMERQARFRVIFGDGRSTLQGSNKKYDLVISEPSNPWLAGVSNLFTKEFFAAARKHLNPGGVLAQWIQTYNFTRDDYMMIVRTLLTEFKHCGMVKLANGADTILLASNEPLTPTQEGIAALQKLVDANPEISQDLKAWFTTTDLRLLLLRFYTGDERTLVAAIEDAPSQVINEDLNLRLEFDAPTHLFQQLPPENAAREWVSKEIQSDAWTQQLASSVGIETNSPEYHILQAEQEVRGTQDAKLSVDAKRALVDKAIRHYQDAISLKPDHSEAYRGIAQMYSAKREHDKAVAVLRDLLKKRPRDTAALALMAEQLVLAKQPQEAIDALTELVKIEPKRRETLARLSNLLVEQKQQGKAIAPLQELVELEPQNAEAQGQLADVLLTQKRATEAIPHLRKALELRPLSQNDPTKPAPPNIVWANNLAWVLATHPDAAQRNGAEALRWAEEACKATGYKLEFLDTLAAAHAEAGQWDQAIKYCEQFLSQAQISRPDLVDAARSRLKLYQAHQPYRES